A genomic segment from Streptomyces sp. NBC_01233 encodes:
- a CDS encoding nucleotidyltransferase domain-containing protein — protein MSSDPDDLTHAIDRARRLAAESFPEALSVVLAGSTASGRATTTSDLDIAVLIEEGGGTRRETLRFEGRLVELFVHTRAGLDELFAADAASRRGVMQRMYADGLVLSERDGAAASLKRHAEDALREGPGALAPATVESQRYGLTDALDDLADATDVVERLAVAGVVLNTAADLLFDHRRAWTGGGKWLPRRLLQADPQHGGALLDGYRRLCENGEPEDLAAAAGAILTLAGGPLREGYARTWRAAAETRPGHT, from the coding sequence ATGAGCAGTGACCCTGATGACCTGACCCACGCCATCGACCGGGCGCGGCGCCTCGCCGCCGAGTCCTTCCCCGAGGCCCTGAGCGTGGTCCTCGCAGGCTCCACCGCATCCGGCCGTGCCACCACCACCAGCGACCTGGACATCGCGGTCCTGATCGAGGAGGGCGGAGGGACCCGCCGGGAGACTCTCCGCTTCGAGGGCCGGCTGGTCGAGCTGTTCGTCCACACCCGGGCCGGCCTCGACGAGCTCTTCGCCGCCGACGCAGCCTCCCGCCGCGGCGTCATGCAGCGCATGTACGCAGACGGCCTGGTCCTTTCCGAGCGCGACGGAGCGGCCGCCTCCCTCAAGCGGCACGCCGAGGACGCGCTCCGTGAGGGCCCTGGCGCCCTGGCCCCCGCCACGGTCGAAAGCCAGCGCTACGGGCTCACCGATGCGCTGGACGACCTCGCCGACGCCACAGACGTCGTCGAGCGCCTCGCCGTGGCCGGCGTCGTCCTCAACACCGCCGCCGACCTCCTCTTCGACCACCGCCGGGCCTGGACGGGCGGCGGCAAGTGGCTGCCCCGCCGCCTGCTGCAGGCCGACCCCCAGCACGGCGGAGCTCTCCTCGACGGCTACCGCCGCCTCTGCGAGAACGGAGAACCGGAGGACCTCGCCGCCGCCGCTGGGGCGATCCTCACCCTCGCCGGCGGTCCGCTCCGCGAGGGCTACGCCCGAACCTGGCGCGCCGCCGCCGAGACCCGACCCGGACACACGTAG
- a CDS encoding MerR family transcriptional regulator, with the protein MGRVAELAGVSVRTLHHYDEIGLVRPSARTAAGYRAYSAGDVERLREVLAYRRLGFGLREVAELVGDPSTDAVAHLRRLRGLLLERRDRADAMVTAIDRELEARAKGLRVTPEEQLEMLGARLYDAIGGAYTATRRTEPRIAAQIWDALGDAQTVLNVGAGTGSYEPADRDVTAVEPSAVMRGQRPAGSAPCVAAAAESLPFEDRSFDVAMAVSTVHHWGDPLAGLREMRRVARRVVVLTFDTDEPGWQDRFWLTRDYLPEFAAVLAGFPPLAGMADAIGARAEPVPIPWDCADGLFEAYWRRPGAYLEDHVRRAMSVWTRVGPEAEQRAVRSLGDDLESGRWAERNSDLADLDAADLGLRLLMA; encoded by the coding sequence GTGGGACGCGTGGCAGAGCTGGCCGGCGTGAGCGTCCGCACGCTGCATCACTATGACGAGATCGGGCTCGTTCGGCCGTCGGCGCGGACCGCGGCCGGGTACCGGGCCTATTCGGCGGGCGACGTGGAGCGGCTGCGGGAGGTGCTTGCCTATCGGCGGTTGGGCTTCGGGCTGAGGGAGGTTGCCGAACTGGTCGGCGATCCGTCCACCGACGCCGTCGCGCACCTGCGCCGGCTGCGCGGCCTGCTGCTGGAGCGGCGTGATCGCGCTGATGCCATGGTGACGGCCATCGACAGGGAACTCGAGGCACGGGCGAAGGGACTGAGGGTGACACCGGAGGAGCAGCTGGAGATGCTCGGTGCACGGCTGTACGACGCGATCGGCGGCGCCTACACCGCGACACGGCGTACCGAACCGCGGATCGCCGCGCAGATCTGGGACGCGCTCGGGGACGCGCAGACGGTGCTGAACGTCGGGGCCGGCACCGGCTCCTACGAGCCTGCTGATCGCGACGTGACCGCGGTGGAGCCATCGGCGGTGATGCGGGGGCAGCGGCCTGCCGGCTCGGCGCCGTGCGTGGCCGCCGCCGCGGAGAGCCTGCCGTTCGAGGACCGCTCCTTCGACGTCGCGATGGCCGTCTCCACCGTTCACCACTGGGGGGACCCGCTAGCGGGGCTGCGCGAGATGCGGCGCGTGGCCCGCCGCGTGGTGGTGCTCACGTTCGACACCGACGAGCCCGGCTGGCAGGACCGGTTCTGGCTTACCCGCGACTACCTGCCCGAGTTCGCCGCCGTCCTCGCAGGATTTCCCCCGCTTGCCGGGATGGCCGACGCGATCGGCGCCCGCGCTGAGCCGGTGCCCATCCCGTGGGACTGCGCTGACGGCCTGTTCGAGGCGTACTGGCGCCGACCGGGGGCGTATCTGGAGGATCACGTGCGCCGTGCGATGTCGGTGTGGACGAGGGTCGGGCCGGAGGCCGAGCAGCGGGCGGTACGAAGCCTCGGCGACGACCTCGAGTCCGGCCGGTGGGCCGAGCGCAACAGCGACCTCGCCGACCTCGACGCGGCAGATCTCGGCCTCCGCCTGCTCATGGCTTGA
- the pip gene encoding prolyl aminopeptidase, giving the protein MGELYPPVEPYEKGMLDVGDGNLVYWEVCGNPDGRPALVVHGGPGSGCGTGARQYFDPDRYRVVLFDQRGCGRSTPHASEPTTDMRHNTTRHLIADMERLREHLGIDGWLLYGGSWGSTLILAYAETYPERVSQIVISAVTTTRRSEIDWLYRGAGRFFPEQWERFLEGAGGTPRDGDIVAAYARLMEHPDPAVREKATADWCAWEDAVLSGETNGTSNPYGDRPPTAQLALVRICSHYFSHGAWLEEGTLLHEAHRLAGIPGVLVHGRLDLAGPLDTAWELARAWPDAELTIVGNAGHLGSGTTRAHVLEALDRFARQE; this is encoded by the coding sequence ATGGGCGAGCTGTACCCGCCGGTCGAGCCGTACGAGAAGGGGATGCTCGACGTTGGTGATGGCAACCTCGTGTACTGGGAGGTCTGCGGCAACCCGGACGGCAGGCCCGCACTCGTCGTCCACGGCGGGCCGGGATCAGGATGCGGGACCGGGGCACGCCAGTACTTCGACCCGGACCGGTACCGGGTGGTCCTGTTCGACCAGCGCGGCTGTGGCCGCAGCACCCCCCACGCAAGCGAGCCCACGACCGACATGCGGCACAACACCACCCGGCACCTGATCGCGGACATGGAGCGGCTGCGGGAGCACCTGGGTATCGACGGCTGGCTGCTGTACGGCGGCTCGTGGGGCTCCACGCTGATCCTGGCCTACGCCGAGACGTACCCGGAGCGGGTGTCGCAGATCGTCATCTCCGCCGTCACCACCACCCGGCGCTCCGAGATCGACTGGCTCTACCGCGGGGCGGGCCGGTTCTTCCCCGAGCAGTGGGAACGCTTCCTCGAAGGAGCCGGCGGCACACCGCGGGACGGTGACATCGTCGCGGCCTACGCACGCCTGATGGAACATCCGGACCCCGCGGTACGGGAGAAGGCCACGGCCGACTGGTGCGCCTGGGAGGACGCGGTCTTGTCCGGGGAAACGAACGGCACCTCCAACCCCTACGGCGACCGCCCGCCCACCGCGCAACTGGCCCTGGTCCGCATCTGCTCCCACTACTTCTCCCACGGCGCCTGGCTTGAAGAAGGCACGCTCCTGCACGAGGCGCACCGCCTGGCCGGCATCCCGGGCGTACTGGTCCACGGCAGACTCGACCTGGCCGGCCCGCTCGACACCGCATGGGAACTCGCCCGTGCATGGCCGGACGCCGAGCTGACCATCGTCGGCAACGCCGGCCATCTGGGCAGCGGCACAACCCGCGCCCATGTACTCGAGGCACTCGACCGATTCGCCCGCCAGGAATGA
- a CDS encoding GNAT family N-acetyltransferase, protein MAELRTDRLTVRRWHDSDLEPWAAMNADPEVREHLGDLLTREQSDASVARFQAEFDRRGYGWWAVEVQATGEFIGFAGLDQVDDGMPFTGVEIGWRLARSAWGQGYASEAALAVLAYGFDTLELPEILAVTTATNVRSQAVMRRIGMTRDPADDFDDPTAPEGPLRSNVLYRLARSART, encoded by the coding sequence ATGGCTGAACTGCGTACCGATCGCCTCACCGTCCGTCGATGGCATGACTCCGACCTTGAACCGTGGGCGGCGATGAATGCCGATCCCGAGGTTCGGGAGCATTTGGGCGACCTGCTGACCCGCGAACAGAGCGATGCCTCCGTGGCACGTTTCCAGGCCGAGTTCGACCGGCGAGGCTACGGGTGGTGGGCGGTTGAGGTGCAGGCCACGGGTGAGTTCATCGGCTTCGCGGGCTTGGATCAGGTGGATGACGGCATGCCGTTCACGGGAGTGGAGATCGGCTGGAGGCTCGCCCGCTCGGCCTGGGGCCAGGGCTACGCCTCCGAGGCTGCGCTGGCAGTCCTGGCCTACGGCTTCGACACTCTTGAACTGCCCGAGATCCTTGCCGTGACAACGGCCACCAACGTCCGCTCACAGGCAGTGATGCGCCGCATCGGAATGACGCGGGACCCGGCAGACGACTTCGACGACCCCACCGCGCCCGAAGGACCACTGCGTTCGAACGTGCTGTACCGTCTCGCCCGTAGCGCCAGGACCTGA
- a CDS encoding GNAT family N-acetyltransferase: MKIDMLTLPPSETEVDSWLTVLASAAAADLPQLPAPSRTEIAGRLRVPSTRGRAVLWAAEEGVGVAALVLFSDEANRHTAFVDVLAVSPQSRRQGVGTALWERVREELLADGRTSVEAMVDLGGPGQAFAESLGFVNVLPMAWYGQELPDRPAPVPATPGYEVLTWHGLVPDAWAPAAAAAHGAMEDAPSGDMDIQLEPWTAARLHSLQQLILDRGGELITVAAVTPEGEVGAYTELVLPDPSGTRALQYDTVVTPHHRGHGLGRAVKLHMAAHAAGRYPALRRIGTTVADENTPMRTVNEALGYRRERGTAYFQLKL, translated from the coding sequence ATGAAGATCGACATGCTCACGCTGCCCCCGTCCGAGACCGAGGTCGACTCCTGGCTGACGGTCCTGGCCTCCGCCGCGGCCGCCGACCTGCCGCAGCTGCCCGCCCCCTCCCGCACGGAGATCGCCGGCCGGCTGCGCGTGCCGTCGACGCGCGGCCGGGCCGTGCTCTGGGCGGCGGAAGAGGGAGTGGGCGTGGCCGCTCTGGTCCTGTTCTCGGACGAGGCCAACCGCCACACCGCCTTCGTCGACGTGCTGGCGGTATCCCCGCAGTCGCGGCGCCAAGGCGTGGGCACCGCCTTGTGGGAGCGGGTCCGCGAGGAACTGCTCGCGGACGGCCGGACCTCCGTCGAAGCGATGGTGGACCTCGGCGGTCCCGGGCAGGCGTTCGCCGAGTCGCTCGGGTTCGTGAACGTGCTGCCGATGGCCTGGTACGGACAGGAGCTCCCCGACCGGCCCGCACCGGTCCCGGCCACGCCCGGCTACGAGGTCCTCACCTGGCACGGTCTGGTGCCCGATGCCTGGGCCCCGGCCGCGGCAGCGGCCCACGGGGCGATGGAGGATGCGCCGAGCGGGGACATGGACATACAGCTCGAACCATGGACCGCGGCGCGGCTGCACTCCCTGCAGCAGCTGATCCTGGACCGGGGCGGAGAGCTGATCACGGTCGCGGCGGTGACCCCCGAGGGCGAGGTGGGTGCCTACACGGAACTGGTCCTCCCGGACCCCAGCGGCACCCGCGCGCTCCAGTACGACACGGTGGTCACCCCCCACCACCGCGGCCACGGCCTGGGCCGCGCCGTGAAGCTGCACATGGCGGCGCACGCCGCCGGCCGGTACCCGGCACTGCGCCGCATCGGCACCACGGTGGCGGACGAGAACACCCCGATGCGCACGGTGAACGAGGCCCTCGGCTACCGGCGCGAGCGCGGTACGGCGTACTTCCAGCTCAAGCTGTAG
- a CDS encoding 2'-5' RNA ligase family protein, producing MPDAAPLLDAAWRIDPALVRHGVPAHVSLLYPFVPESALTGQDKKGVRSLAASFPAADLILEELVTASGFVAVTVPALQPIVDAFHAQWPGLRPYRGRFGARPAAHVTVAMGADNPTASAHVRTAVDSLLPLRTRAAAVQLVVLTEEGWRPRFTAPLGGPDGR from the coding sequence TTGCCCGATGCCGCCCCGCTCCTCGATGCGGCGTGGCGTATCGACCCCGCTCTGGTGCGTCATGGGGTGCCGGCGCACGTCTCGCTCCTCTACCCGTTCGTGCCGGAATCGGCGCTGACAGGTCAGGACAAGAAGGGTGTGCGTTCCCTGGCGGCAAGTTTTCCGGCAGCTGATCTGATCTTGGAGGAGCTCGTGACGGCGTCCGGCTTCGTCGCCGTCACCGTTCCGGCACTCCAACCGATCGTTGATGCGTTCCACGCCCAGTGGCCCGGCTTGCGCCCGTACAGAGGCCGCTTCGGGGCGCGGCCCGCCGCCCATGTCACCGTCGCCATGGGTGCAGACAACCCGACAGCCTCCGCCCACGTCCGCACTGCGGTCGACAGCCTGCTGCCTCTGCGCACCCGTGCGGCCGCGGTCCAGCTGGTCGTGCTGACGGAGGAAGGCTGGCGACCGCGGTTCACCGCGCCGCTGGGCGGCCCGGACGGACGGTGA
- a CDS encoding NAD(P)H-binding protein, with the protein MRPFSIRSTAHALSTSQVHSRHPHRRSRPGGHGCGRRGASRLALGSGDTARRQSFFQAGASKLVMGTLMAEKGIADETIARSDLDWAIALPVMFGNGRTTGGYETIPLDGAQGRVGGRINRADVADFLLSAATSDRWSRQRVILTR; encoded by the coding sequence TTGAGGCCCTTCTCCATCAGGTCGACCGCCCACGCCCTCTCAACGTCACAAGTCCACTCTCGCCACCCGCACCGCCGGTCCCGTCCTGGAGGCCATGGCTGCGGCCGGCGTGGGGCGTCTCGTCTGGCTCTCGGCTCGGGCGACACGGCCCGGCGCCAGTCCTTCTTCCAGGCCGGGGCGTCGAAGCTGGTGATGGGCACGCTCATGGCGGAGAAGGGCATCGCCGATGAGACCATCGCCCGCAGCGACCTCGACTGGGCCATCGCCCTGCCCGTGATGTTCGGGAACGGCCGGACCACGGGCGGCTACGAGACGATCCCGCTGGACGGAGCCCAAGGACGTGTCGGCGGGAGGATCAACCGCGCCGACGTCGCGGACTTCCTGCTCTCCGCCGCGACCAGCGACCGTTGGAGCCGCCAGCGCGTCATCCTCACGCGCTGA
- the tpg gene encoding telomere-protecting terminal protein Tpg, giving the protein MGEIEDAIERADREAFTRQPPKTLQARINFLMRRLKTTKAVAAELGVTSGRWSATARANGRPRRRTSRAKIDTAVRSRWQPLVRKRRRKQAAAATGITVETRARFGYTAPVGTTDDGRMRRLTVHLPPAYAQRLFDARDAGAGDQEMRQIIAEGLKDVYFQDGGSCATGLSDVEFSDTDYLDPDF; this is encoded by the coding sequence GTGGGGGAGATCGAGGACGCCATCGAGCGGGCCGACCGGGAGGCGTTCACTCGCCAGCCGCCCAAGACCTTGCAGGCCCGCATCAACTTCCTGATGCGCCGGCTCAAGACGACCAAGGCCGTCGCGGCGGAGCTCGGGGTCACCAGCGGTCGGTGGAGCGCTACCGCACGGGCGAACGGAAGACCCCGCCGAAGAACGTCACGGGCGAAGATCGACACGGCTGTGAGGTCACGCTGGCAGCCGCTGGTCCGCAAGCGCCGGCGAAAGCAGGCCGCCGCGGCGACCGGCATCACGGTGGAGACGCGGGCCCGCTTCGGCTACACGGCACCCGTCGGCACGACCGACGACGGCCGTATGCGCCGCCTCACCGTCCACCTCCCCCCGGCGTACGCGCAGCGCCTGTTCGACGCCCGCGACGCGGGGGCCGGCGACCAGGAGATGCGCCAGATCATCGCCGAAGGCCTCAAAGACGTGTATTTCCAGGACGGCGGGAGCTGCGCCACGGGCCTTTCGGACGTCGAGTTCAGCGACACCGATTACCTCGACCCGGACTTCTGA
- a CDS encoding RICIN domain-containing protein translates to MAPVPNGTYMITRPPEQLLTLEGGASEPKTPVFLLPPTGNPGEQEWQLEVLGNGNCTIRNLRSDTYLSYDGDPEMNKPVVGYPEPREWALYQSAQPHTFHIVVPGGPVDGGELALDLSLLRIFPPRIALRPLDVSNQRQAWTFQFME, encoded by the coding sequence TTGGCACCTGTACCGAACGGCACCTACATGATCACCCGCCCTCCCGAGCAACTGCTCACCCTGGAAGGTGGGGCGTCGGAGCCCAAGACACCCGTTTTCCTGCTACCACCGACCGGCAACCCCGGCGAGCAGGAATGGCAGCTGGAGGTACTCGGCAACGGCAACTGCACGATCCGCAATCTCCGCAGCGACACCTATCTCTCCTACGACGGCGACCCGGAGATGAACAAGCCGGTCGTCGGATACCCCGAGCCGCGCGAGTGGGCGCTCTACCAGAGTGCCCAGCCGCACACCTTCCACATCGTCGTCCCGGGAGGCCCCGTCGACGGCGGGGAGCTGGCCCTGGACCTCAGCCTGCTGCGGATCTTCCCTCCCCGTATCGCCCTGAGGCCACTCGACGTCAGCAACCAACGCCAGGCATGGACCTTCCAGTTCATGGAGTAG
- a CDS encoding cold-shock protein, with protein MWCLPRCIRWQLLCGSPCRFRAVRFRNLEENQRVEFEIQQGQRGLQATDVRAL; from the coding sequence GTGTGGTGCCTTCCGCGGTGTATCCGATGGCAGCTGCTGTGCGGATCCCCTTGCCGATTTCGAGCAGTACGGTTCAGGAACCTGGAGGAGAACCAGCGGGTCGAGTTCGAGATCCAGCAGGGCCAGAGGGGCCTGCAGGCGACCGACGTCCGAGCCCTCTGA
- a CDS encoding IS1380 family transposase, translating into MKASHTPAAVSAAFDDRNLIAHAGLVPVMRLAERCGLARLAAEKVKLTGAKNGAGAAADAKVTSIVAGMAAGADSIDDLHVLRHGAMPVLFAGVRAPSTLGTFLRAFTHGHALQLHAVHRRFLAALAAHTPLLPGAGEKAFIDVDSTHKRVYGRAKQGAEYGRFKGVRTLHPLLATICTPHSRPVIAGVRMRRGKAADARGAPKFVSEALAAAREAGCTGTRILRADSQFYNAGVIAACRRAGARFSVTTGMNPSIKRAIHIIPDQAWQQITYPTAVPDPDTGELISGAEVAEIPAYTAFAGRKKAEQVTARLIVRRVRDLAKPTVVGDQGELFPVWRYHPFFTDNPAGTLQAEREHRHHAVVEQVIADSKAAALAHLPSGHFNANAAWLTLWAMTYNLLRATGALTSAFHAKATTATLRAHLIHVPARIARSARRITLHLPHNWPWQHAWTHLFDTVHGPAG; encoded by the coding sequence ATGAAAGCTTCCCATACTCCGGCGGCGGTCTCCGCTGCGTTCGACGACCGGAATCTGATCGCGCATGCCGGGCTGGTCCCGGTGATGCGCCTGGCCGAGCGGTGCGGGCTTGCCCGTCTGGCCGCGGAGAAGGTGAAGCTGACCGGGGCGAAGAACGGTGCGGGTGCGGCGGCGGATGCCAAGGTCACCAGCATCGTGGCCGGGATGGCCGCGGGTGCGGACAGCATCGATGACCTTCACGTCCTGCGCCACGGCGCGATGCCCGTGTTGTTCGCAGGCGTCCGTGCGCCGTCCACGCTGGGCACGTTTCTGCGCGCGTTCACCCACGGTCACGCACTCCAGCTCCACGCGGTGCACCGCAGGTTCCTGGCCGCTCTGGCCGCGCATACCCCGCTGCTGCCCGGCGCGGGCGAGAAGGCGTTCATCGATGTCGACTCCACCCACAAACGGGTCTACGGCCGGGCCAAGCAGGGCGCCGAGTACGGCCGGTTCAAAGGCGTACGCACCCTGCACCCCCTGCTCGCCACGATCTGCACCCCGCACTCCCGCCCGGTGATCGCCGGGGTGCGGATGCGCCGCGGCAAAGCGGCCGATGCCCGCGGCGCCCCCAAGTTCGTCAGTGAAGCCCTGGCCGCCGCCCGGGAGGCCGGCTGCACCGGGACCCGTATCCTGCGGGCGGATTCACAGTTCTACAACGCCGGTGTCATCGCCGCCTGCCGCCGGGCCGGGGCCCGCTTCTCGGTCACCACCGGCATGAACCCCTCCATCAAACGGGCCATCCACATCATCCCCGACCAGGCATGGCAGCAGATCACCTATCCCACCGCGGTGCCCGACCCCGACACCGGAGAGCTCATCTCCGGCGCCGAAGTCGCCGAGATACCCGCCTACACCGCCTTCGCCGGCCGCAAGAAGGCGGAACAGGTCACCGCCCGGCTGATCGTGCGCCGCGTCCGTGACCTGGCCAAACCCACCGTCGTGGGTGACCAGGGCGAGCTGTTCCCCGTCTGGCGCTACCACCCGTTCTTCACTGACAACCCCGCCGGAACGCTCCAGGCCGAGCGGGAACACCGTCACCACGCCGTCGTCGAGCAGGTCATCGCCGACAGCAAAGCCGCAGCTCTGGCCCACCTGCCGTCCGGACACTTCAACGCCAACGCGGCCTGGCTGACCCTGTGGGCCATGACCTACAACCTGCTGCGGGCCACCGGTGCTCTGACCTCCGCCTTCCACGCCAAGGCCACCACCGCCACCCTCCGCGCCCACCTGATCCACGTGCCCGCCAGGATCGCCCGCTCAGCCCGCCGTATCACCCTGCACCTGCCGCACAACTGGCCCTGGCAGCACGCCTGGACACACCTCTTCGACACCGTCCACGGACCAGCCGGCTGA
- a CDS encoding DUF6461 domain-containing protein has product MIEWMHESFPGHEVNIVFARGTSLDVLTERLIALRREPLASGEDGGWAWAVHDMANWEIEDYDPVDYRSVCSAGTELVVFVTEPCSAKAHGPQFEYYRDGRTVLAFSFEDVGSRVGDDPDYLSPELLAAGVIGPDADCPLAEHDGHDCFDSHFYDDRKLVIKTIAGYFALTSPPLSAELTGAPGVVAP; this is encoded by the coding sequence ATGATCGAATGGATGCACGAGTCCTTCCCCGGCCACGAGGTGAACATCGTCTTCGCCCGCGGCACCTCCCTCGACGTGCTCACCGAGCGGCTGATCGCCCTGCGGCGGGAGCCCCTCGCCTCTGGCGAGGACGGCGGGTGGGCGTGGGCGGTGCACGACATGGCCAATTGGGAGATCGAGGACTACGACCCGGTCGACTACCGCAGTGTCTGCTCGGCGGGCACGGAGCTCGTGGTGTTCGTGACCGAGCCGTGCAGCGCGAAGGCGCATGGGCCGCAGTTCGAGTACTACCGGGACGGCCGCACGGTGCTCGCCTTCAGCTTCGAGGACGTCGGCTCGCGGGTGGGCGACGACCCCGACTACCTCTCGCCCGAACTGCTGGCCGCCGGCGTGATCGGCCCGGACGCGGACTGCCCGCTGGCGGAGCACGACGGGCACGACTGCTTCGACAGCCACTTCTACGACGACCGGAAACTCGTCATCAAGACGATCGCGGGCTACTTCGCACTGACCTCGCCCCCGCTGTCGGCAGAGCTGACGGGGGCGCCGGGAGTGGTGGCCCCGTGA
- a CDS encoding glycosyltransferase translates to MTSAPTPKFSVFTPSHRPRFLDECLATLQAQTCSDWEWIVLLNNGARWRPEHLDDRVRLEIADDIRGVGAAKRRACELARGEFLVELDHDDLLAKDCLGELAKAFDENPDVVFVYSNTAQITEDGSREDTRFNEANGWQYEEVDVDGRRLLQSVAMAPTPHNVSYIWYAPNHVRAFRKDIYDQVGGYDATRTVLDDQDLMCRLFQVGDFHRIPRCLYLQRLHPHNTQRDTEVNAHIQRETVALYDKYIEANALAWTARRGLLALDLGAAHRKPPGYMGVDQHARDGVDIVARLPEPLNLPDDSVGLLRAVDFLEHVPEKVPLINELYRLLAPGGMLLTLTPSSDGRGAYQDPTHVAYYNENSFWYYTDNQYRAFVPEIQARFHRSRLVTYYPTDWHSRNHISYVQANLIAVKEGAERCGGPLLV, encoded by the coding sequence ATGACTTCCGCCCCGACCCCGAAATTCTCTGTCTTCACCCCCAGCCACCGACCGCGCTTCCTCGACGAGTGCCTCGCGACCCTGCAAGCGCAGACCTGCTCCGACTGGGAGTGGATCGTGCTCCTCAACAACGGTGCGCGGTGGCGGCCGGAACACCTCGATGACCGTGTCCGGCTGGAGATCGCTGACGACATTCGCGGTGTGGGAGCGGCCAAGCGCCGCGCCTGTGAATTGGCGCGCGGAGAGTTCCTCGTCGAGCTCGACCACGACGACCTGCTGGCGAAGGACTGCCTCGGGGAGCTGGCGAAGGCCTTCGACGAGAATCCCGACGTCGTCTTCGTCTACAGCAACACCGCTCAGATCACCGAGGACGGAAGCCGCGAGGACACACGGTTCAACGAGGCGAACGGCTGGCAGTACGAGGAGGTGGACGTCGACGGCCGCCGGCTCCTGCAGTCCGTTGCCATGGCGCCGACGCCCCACAACGTGTCGTATATCTGGTACGCCCCCAACCACGTGCGGGCGTTCCGCAAGGACATCTACGATCAGGTCGGTGGCTATGACGCCACGCGCACCGTGCTGGACGACCAGGACTTGATGTGCCGTCTCTTCCAGGTGGGCGACTTCCATCGGATCCCCAGGTGCTTGTACCTGCAGCGGCTGCATCCCCACAACACCCAGCGCGACACCGAGGTCAACGCACACATCCAGCGCGAGACCGTAGCCCTGTACGACAAGTACATCGAAGCCAACGCGCTCGCATGGACCGCACGGCGTGGGCTGCTCGCGCTGGACCTCGGCGCTGCGCACCGCAAGCCGCCCGGCTACATGGGCGTGGACCAGCACGCAAGGGACGGCGTCGACATCGTTGCGCGGCTGCCCGAGCCGTTGAACCTTCCGGACGACTCGGTCGGCCTGCTCCGAGCGGTGGACTTCCTGGAGCACGTGCCCGAGAAGGTCCCCCTGATCAACGAGCTGTACCGGCTGCTGGCGCCGGGCGGCATGCTCCTCACTCTGACTCCGAGCTCCGACGGCCGGGGCGCGTACCAGGACCCGACGCACGTCGCCTACTACAACGAGAACTCGTTCTGGTACTACACCGACAACCAGTACCGTGCCTTCGTGCCCGAGATCCAAGCCCGGTTCCACCGTTCACGGCTGGTGACCTACTACCCGACCGACTGGCACTCCAGGAACCACATCTCTTATGTGCAGGCCAATCTGATCGCCGTGAAGGAAGGCGCCGAACGGTGCGGTGGTCCGCTGCTGGTGTGA
- a CDS encoding GOLPH3/VPS74 family protein, with translation MTTPRDLLIIAMDTGSSSSVEQGDLSLALAGAEVIDFLAARAISLDGDHIVPGDRTALADRLLEEAAGSLVREAPYESVADWLWRRGRGLSAAYRAELEAEGQLVRQGRRGISFRAGELALVDSPDRRRAADRLASDEPVLASLVGAVRVGGERTGDSPDVGDAADSVDVADDAVATVLAAVNDALVELAAVRQRRAIEDAAFDNIWRGGVG, from the coding sequence ATGACCACACCGCGGGACTTGTTGATCATTGCCATGGACACGGGGTCGAGCAGCTCCGTCGAACAGGGCGACCTGTCGCTTGCGCTCGCCGGGGCCGAGGTGATCGACTTCCTCGCAGCCCGGGCCATCAGCCTGGACGGGGACCACATCGTGCCGGGCGACCGGACCGCTCTGGCTGATCGGCTGCTGGAGGAGGCCGCCGGGTCGCTCGTTCGGGAGGCGCCCTACGAGTCGGTCGCCGACTGGCTGTGGCGCAGAGGCCGCGGCCTGTCCGCGGCCTACCGGGCCGAGCTCGAGGCGGAAGGGCAGCTCGTCCGGCAGGGCCGCCGCGGGATCTCCTTCCGGGCCGGTGAACTGGCGCTGGTCGATTCACCCGACCGCCGTCGGGCTGCGGACCGCTTGGCATCGGATGAACCCGTCCTCGCCTCCCTCGTGGGGGCCGTACGGGTCGGCGGCGAGCGGACCGGAGACTCTCCGGACGTGGGAGACGCGGCGGATTCGGTGGACGTGGCCGACGACGCCGTCGCGACGGTGCTGGCCGCCGTCAACGACGCCTTGGTGGAACTCGCAGCCGTACGGCAACGGCGAGCCATCGAGGACGCGGCCTTCGACAACATCTGGCGAGGCGGCGTCGGATGA